From one Eriocheir sinensis breed Jianghai 21 chromosome 58, ASM2467909v1, whole genome shotgun sequence genomic stretch:
- the LOC126985030 gene encoding trithorax group protein osa-like isoform X2, with protein MSSSSQGLEFLDLSGVSQDERQELLSLVSGATPAVLVLAPDTSAPAPLHPAPQAREEDDEEEEEEEEEEQQQQQEQEQELDVEHEEEHEQQVGVDEESRPPSAGLEEPAIPLQEQGVYGDDESKMNVVAGSATPISQDPVTTTSTTATATTTTSTITTSVTLASSSYGGAEVLGPRAFTVPPPSLGSQGQAGGQQVYQPYPTHSPGNPPVYNPHMPPPSHPPHFTQMPPPMLPQGATVYVANCHVNLSSSYNGGQGHMPVLGSTPGPSQSPPPQSPALVPSLPIMQEPAPQPPPHPPQVKPVHEGKVEYEGRRNFDPFRGGHRGRGRGRGRGKRLNLERGGGEHPGFGGDKHYHEAAPFGSLHGQYVYPNIQYHMRGGGGYPPYPSVPTAQNVQGMPLMYGQQYVQYTHGPMTPLLPYSSGPHGSQHPAAALQHLHHQHPHHHPHPQQQHHHHFHQQQHHHHQQQQQQQHQQQQQQQQQQTQQQQQQTETESPEQEHQYHLQQPQPQPNFPEPPEVAGSSNLHSNQPFVSTSQTRSSQFESVTSVGVSAPAVNFTPSVTAPAEAGSVSPLTSQTASLVLEDCVETRTSSMGIVSPSQEAPVPVGQEGEEATPQPTLHSQPPAHHQTSLHSLPPPNMQVPPPGQSQVPLSGQVQVPPPGQNQVLPSSQVEVQVPPPKQNQEAMSHQTLVPPPPPSQVQVPPPSGQGQIPSNQTQVPPLGQVPGPSPGHSAQVPPLAQGQAPPPGLTQELPPSQCQASPSSQGQSQVQAPAQTQEPPPSHVQVPPPTHIQVASGHTTQVSPPSHVPQVPPPSHTQAPPPGLPQVPPPGLLQVPPPGLAQLPPPCQAPPPAHSHVPPPGQAQELPVGHVQGLPTGQVQAPSAGQVKTPQLPVLSAPASHPQTASKISSGSSSKSSSTPQVLFRQMNKSKVAGMEQTTLADITFMSDEIQPDVVTEMPVELVMTPNPLGAPEPSPSSVSFPSTLPVADPPASQGNTPIAAPEAGGRQMNNDVGVAVQSAPTPADTNSVMSEVVMPPLTTSPATTAPGGAWAQKKSWSQLFKPCDEVGAKQVAYVAPFNQGAEKPCEEVSLPLEAADHKVSDTSLSEADMEKAKIGGMLRQYVQDHHHAALQPRGLINKANWCYINAPLQALLACPPFYNLMKNIPNIAGLKKGKSSTPVIDSIVEYIHEFSEMAPMLKPCKKDKSGNAARKETEIVTGPPFEPSYVYKMLANINGDLFSDGRQQDAEEMLSFVLNGLHEEMVEALKLAGEWSPSPTGDQPAVNGSVNGETNGSDHEDASDDSDEWQMMGSRKRYCVTRTATFTPTPISAIFWGQLRSELHQAGGHTTANLQPFTTLPLDIQSSKVESVRDALEQLVSKEEIPDYTDAKTNQDVTVFKQVFLEHLPNVLILQLKRFIYDKDGGLQKVMKKVNFPIDLEITKELMSSCIRGKLSPVQRKYKLLAVVYHDGKEATKGHYVADIYHGGYNCWLRCDDSFIKEVPESVVMRHVPPRVPYLLFYRRADTMVGPSPKAKS; from the exons GGCCTGGAGTTCCTTGACCTGAGTGGGGTGAGTCAGGATGAGCGCCAGGAACTCCTTTCCCTTGTCTCTGGTGCCACCCCTGCGGTGCTGGTGCTGGCCCCTGACACCTCAGCCCCAGCCCCACTCCACCCAGCACCCCAGGCCagggaggaggatgatgaggaagaggaggaggaggaggaggaggagcagcagcaacaacaggagCAAGAACAGGAGTTGGATGTAGAACATGAGGAGGAGCATGAACAGCAGGTCGGCGTAGATGAAGAGAGCCGTCCGCCCAGCGCCGGCTTGGAAGAGCCGGCAATTCCTCTTCAGGAGCAGG GAGTTTATGGCGATGATGAAAGTAAGATGAATGTGGTGGCTGGCTCAGCCACACCCATCAGCCAAGACCCtgtcaccactacctccaccacagcTACAGCCACTACAACCACAAGCACTATCACCACATCTGTTACACTAGCTTCCTCTTCTTATGGTGGAGCTGAAGTATTGGGTCCACGAGCTTTCACAGTGCCCCCACCAAGCCTGGGTTCACAGGGTCAGGCAGGAGGGCAGCAGGTGTACCAGCCCTACCCCACTCACTCCCCTGGAAATCCTCCCGTGTACAACCCTCACAtgcctcctccctcacaccccccTCACTTTACCCAGATGCCCCCTCCTATGCTACCTCAGGGGGCCACTGTGTACGTGGCCAACTGTCACGTCAACCTTTCGTCTTCCTATAATGGAGGACAGGGCCACATGCCTGTTCTTGGTTCCACTCCTGGCCCATCTCAGTCACCTCCTCCCCAATCCCCAGCTCTAGTACCCTCCCTCCCTATAATGCAAGAGCCTGCACCCCAGCCACCGCCACACCCGCCCCAGGTCAAGCCTGTGCACGAAGGTAAAGTTGAGTATGAAGGCCGCAGGAACTTCGACCCTTTCCGTGGTGGTCATCGTGGACGGGGCCGAGGCCGGGGCCGGGGCAAACGGCTTAATCTTGAGAGGGGTGGGGGTGAGCATCCTGGATTTGGTGGCGACAAACACTACCATGAAGCTGCACCTTTTGGGAGCTTGCACGGACAGTATGTGTATCCAAACATACAGTATCAcatgaggggtggtggtggctaCCCTCCTTACCCCAGTGTGCCTACAGCCCAGAATGTCCAGGGGATGCCTCTTATGTATGGTCAGCagtatgtacaatatacacacgGACCTATGACCCCCCTGCTCCCCTACTCATCAGGCCCCCATGGCAGCCAGCATCCTGCAGCTGCCCTCCAGCACCTGCACCAccagcaccctcaccaccacccccaccctcagcaacagcaccaccaccacttccaccaacagcaacatcatcatcatcaacaacagcaacagcagcagcaccagcagcagcaacaacaacagcaacagcaaacacaacagcagcagcagcagacagaAACAGAATCTCCTGAGCAAGAGCATCAGTACCATTTGCAACAGCCACAGCCACAACCTAACTTTCCAGAGCCTCCAGAAGTTGCTGGCTCTTCAAACTTGCACTCTAACCAGCCATTTGTCTCCACTTCACAGACAAGATCATCTCAATTTGAGAGTGTTACTTCTGTGGGTGTTTCAGCCCCAGCTGTTaactttactccctctgttacaGCTCCTGCTGAGGCAGGCAGTGTCAGTCCTCTGACCAGCCAGACAGCCTCTCTGGTGCTGGAGGACTGTGTGGAGACCAGGACCTCATCCATGGGCATTGTCAGCCCCAGTCAGGAAGCACCAGTCCCTGTAGGCcaagaaggagaggaagccaCACCCCAGCCCACCTTACACAGTCAACCTCCAGCCCACCACCAGACTTCCCTGCATTCACTACCACCTCCCAACATGCAAGTGCCACCTCCAGGTCAGAGCCAAGTACCATTATCAGGACAGGTCCAGGTACCTCCTCCAGGTCAGAACCAAGTATTGCCATCAAGTCAGGTTGAGGTTCAAGTACCACCTCCAAAACAAAACCAAGAAGCAATGTCACATCAGACTCtggtacctccaccaccaccaagtcaGGTCCAGGTACCACCTCCTTCAGGTCAGGGCCAGATACCATCAAATCAAACCCAAGTTCCCCCTCTGGGACAGGTTCCAGGGCCATCCCCAGGCCACAGTGCCCAAGTACCACCTCTGGCTCAGGGGCAGGCACCTCCTCCAGGTCTTACCCAAGAACTGCCTCCCAGTCAGTGTCAGGCATCACCTTCCAGTCAAGGTCAGAGTCAGGTACAAGCACCAGCTCAGACCCAAGAACCACCACCCAGTCATGTGCAAGTTCCACCACCTACTCACATCCAGGTAGCTTCTGGCCACACAACCCAGGTGTCACCTCCCAGCCATGTTCCTCAAGTACCTCCACCCAGCCACACCCAGGCACCCCCACCAGGCCTTCCCCAGGTACCTCCCCCTGGCCTTCTTCAGGTTCCTCCTCCAGGTCTTGCTCAGCTGCCACCGCCTTgccaagcaccaccaccagcccatAGTCATGTACCCCCACCTGGTCAGGCTCAGGAGCTGCCTGTGGGCCATGTTCAAGGGCTGCCTACAGGCCAGGTCCAGGCACCTTCTGCAGGTCAGGTAAAGACCCCACAGCTGCCTGTACTCTCAGCACCAGCCAGTCACCCACAAACAGCATCCAAGATTTCTTCAGGGAGTAGCAGCAAGTCCTCCAGCACTCCGCAGGTGTTGTTCCGTCAGATGAACAAGAGCAAAGTGGCGGGCATGGAGCAGACCACTCTAGCAGACATAACTTTTATGTCCGATGAAATACAACCTGATGTGGTGACTGAAATGCCTGTGGAACTTGTGATGACTCCAAACCCACTGGGAGCCCCTGAACCCTCCCCCTCTAGtgtatccttcccttccactctgccTGTAGCAGATCCTCCAGCCTCACAGGGGAACACTCCCATTGCAGCACCAGAGGCTGGGGGGAGGCAAATGAACAATGATGTGGGAGTAGCTGTTCAAAGTGCACCCACACCTGCTGACACCAACTCTGTGATGTCTGAGGTGGTGATGCCTCCGCTAACCACATCTCCTGCTACCACTGCTCCTGGTGGTGCTTGGGCCCAGAAGAAAAGTTGGTCTCAACTCTTCAAGCCATGTGATGAAGTAGGAGCAAAGCAAGTAGCCTATGTTGCACCCTTCAACCAAGGAGCAGAAAAGCCATGTGAGGAAGTTTCTCTACCCCTTGAGGCTGCTGACCACAAGGTGTCAGACACTTCACTCTCAGAGGCAGACATGGAGAAAGCAAAGATTGGAG GGATGCTGCGTCAGTATGTGCAGGACCACCACCACGCAGCCCTGCAGCCCCGCGGCCTCATCAACAAGGCCAACTGGTGTTACATCAACGCCCCACTTCAGGCACTCCTTGCTTGTCCACCATTCTACAACCTCATGAAGAACATACCCAACATTGCTGGCCTCAAGAAGGGAAAGTCATCTACACCAGTCATTGATAGCAT AGTGGAATATATTCATGAATTTTCCGAAATGGCCCCCATGCTAAAACCTTGCAAAAAGGACAAGAGTGGGAATGCTGCCCGTAAAGAGACTGAGATAGTGACTGGGCCACCTTTTGAGCCATCCTATGTATACAAGATGCTGGCCAACATCAATGGAGACCTGTTCAGTGATGGCCGCCAGCAAGATGCAGAAGAAATGTTGTCCTTTGTGCTCAATGGTCTGCATGAGGAG ATGGTGGAGGCATTGAAGCTGGCTGGGGAATGGAGTCCCTCACCCACTGGGGATCAGCCAGCCGTGAATGGTTCTGTCAACGGGGAGACCAACGGCTCAGACCATGAAGATGCCTCTGATGACTCGGATGAGTGGCAG ATGATGGGCTCTCGCAAACGCTATTGTGTGACCCGCACTGCGACCTTTACCCCCACCCCGATCAGTGCCATATTCTGGGGTCAGCTGAGGTCAGAGCTGCACCAGGCTGGAGGTCACACCACAGCCAACCTGCAGCCATTCACCACCTTGCCCCTGGACATACAG tcgAGTAAGGTAGAGAGTGTGAGGGATGCCTTAGAACAACTGGTTAGCAAGGAGGAGATACCAGACTACACTGATGCAAAGACCAACCAGGATGTCACTGTCTTCAAACAA GTCTTTCTGGAGCACCTGCCCAATGTCCTCATCCTGCAGCTGAAAAGATTTATATATGACAAAGATGGAGGTCTTCAGAAAGTCATGAAGAAAGTCAATTTTCCTATTGACTTGGAAATCACTAAAG AGCTCATGTCATCATGTATCCGTGGCAAATTATCCCCTGTGCAGAGGAAGTACAAGTTGCTTGCGGTAGTGTACCATGATGGAAAGGAGGCCACCAAGGGACATTATGTGGCAGATATCTACCATGGCGGCTACAACTGCTGGCTGCGGTGTGATGACAGCTTCATCAAAGAGGTTCCAGAGAGTGTTGTGATGCGCCATGTGCCACCACGCGTCCCCTACCTCTTGTTCTACCGTCGGGCAGACACTATGGTCGGGCCGTCACCCAAGGCCAAGTCATGA
- the LOC126985030 gene encoding ubiquitin carboxyl-terminal hydrolase 10-like isoform X3 gives MSSSSQGLEFLDLSGVSQDERQELLSLVSGATPAVLVLAPDTSAPAPLHPAPQAREEDDEEEEEEEEEEQQQQQEQEQELDVEHEEEHEQQVGVDEESRPPSAGLEEPAIPLQEQAPAEAGSVSPLTSQTASLVLEDCVETRTSSMGIVSPSQEAPVPVGQEGEEATPQPTLHSQPPAHHQTSLHSLPPPNMQVPPPGQSQVPLSGQVQVPPPGQNQVLPSSQVEVQVPPPKQNQEAMSHQTLVPPPPPSQVQVPPPSGQGQIPSNQTQVPPLGQVPGPSPGHSAQVPPLAQGQAPPPGLTQELPPSQCQASPSSQGQSQVQAPAQTQEPPPSHVQVPPPTHIQVASGHTTQVSPPSHVPQVPPPSHTQAPPPGLPQVPPPGLLQVPPPGLAQLPPPCQAPPPAHSHVPPPGQAQELPVGHVQGLPTGQVQAPSAGQVKTPQLPVLSAPASHPQTASKISSGSSSKSSSTPQVLFRQMNKSKVAGMEQTTLADITFMSDEIQPDVVTEMPVELVMTPNPLGAPEPSPSSVSFPSTLPVADPPASQGNTPIAAPEAGGRQMNNDVGVAVQSAPTPADTNSVMSEVVMPPLTTSPATTAPGGAWAQKKSWSQLFKPCDEVGAKQVAYVAPFNQGAEKPCEEVSLPLEAADHKVSDTSLSEADMEKAKIGGMLRQYVQDHHHAALQPRGLINKANWCYINAPLQALLACPPFYNLMKNIPNIAGLKKGKSSTPVIDSIVEYIHEFSEMAPMLKPCKKDKSGNAARKETEIVTGPPFEPSYVYKMLANINGDLFSDGRQQDAEEMLSFVLNGLHEEMVEALKLAGEWSPSPTGDQPAVNGSVNGETNGSDHEDASDDSDEWQMMGSRKRYCVTRTATFTPTPISAIFWGQLRSELHQAGGHTTANLQPFTTLPLDIQSSKVESVRDALEQLVSKEEIPDYTDAKTNQDVTVFKQVFLEHLPNVLILQLKRFIYDKDGGLQKVMKKVNFPIDLEITKELMSSCIRGKLSPVQRKYKLLAVVYHDGKEATKGHYVADIYHGGYNCWLRCDDSFIKEVPESVVMRHVPPRVPYLLFYRRADTMVGPSPKAKS, from the exons GGCCTGGAGTTCCTTGACCTGAGTGGGGTGAGTCAGGATGAGCGCCAGGAACTCCTTTCCCTTGTCTCTGGTGCCACCCCTGCGGTGCTGGTGCTGGCCCCTGACACCTCAGCCCCAGCCCCACTCCACCCAGCACCCCAGGCCagggaggaggatgatgaggaagaggaggaggaggaggaggaggagcagcagcaacaacaggagCAAGAACAGGAGTTGGATGTAGAACATGAGGAGGAGCATGAACAGCAGGTCGGCGTAGATGAAGAGAGCCGTCCGCCCAGCGCCGGCTTGGAAGAGCCGGCAATTCCTCTTCAGGAGCAGG CTCCTGCTGAGGCAGGCAGTGTCAGTCCTCTGACCAGCCAGACAGCCTCTCTGGTGCTGGAGGACTGTGTGGAGACCAGGACCTCATCCATGGGCATTGTCAGCCCCAGTCAGGAAGCACCAGTCCCTGTAGGCcaagaaggagaggaagccaCACCCCAGCCCACCTTACACAGTCAACCTCCAGCCCACCACCAGACTTCCCTGCATTCACTACCACCTCCCAACATGCAAGTGCCACCTCCAGGTCAGAGCCAAGTACCATTATCAGGACAGGTCCAGGTACCTCCTCCAGGTCAGAACCAAGTATTGCCATCAAGTCAGGTTGAGGTTCAAGTACCACCTCCAAAACAAAACCAAGAAGCAATGTCACATCAGACTCtggtacctccaccaccaccaagtcaGGTCCAGGTACCACCTCCTTCAGGTCAGGGCCAGATACCATCAAATCAAACCCAAGTTCCCCCTCTGGGACAGGTTCCAGGGCCATCCCCAGGCCACAGTGCCCAAGTACCACCTCTGGCTCAGGGGCAGGCACCTCCTCCAGGTCTTACCCAAGAACTGCCTCCCAGTCAGTGTCAGGCATCACCTTCCAGTCAAGGTCAGAGTCAGGTACAAGCACCAGCTCAGACCCAAGAACCACCACCCAGTCATGTGCAAGTTCCACCACCTACTCACATCCAGGTAGCTTCTGGCCACACAACCCAGGTGTCACCTCCCAGCCATGTTCCTCAAGTACCTCCACCCAGCCACACCCAGGCACCCCCACCAGGCCTTCCCCAGGTACCTCCCCCTGGCCTTCTTCAGGTTCCTCCTCCAGGTCTTGCTCAGCTGCCACCGCCTTgccaagcaccaccaccagcccatAGTCATGTACCCCCACCTGGTCAGGCTCAGGAGCTGCCTGTGGGCCATGTTCAAGGGCTGCCTACAGGCCAGGTCCAGGCACCTTCTGCAGGTCAGGTAAAGACCCCACAGCTGCCTGTACTCTCAGCACCAGCCAGTCACCCACAAACAGCATCCAAGATTTCTTCAGGGAGTAGCAGCAAGTCCTCCAGCACTCCGCAGGTGTTGTTCCGTCAGATGAACAAGAGCAAAGTGGCGGGCATGGAGCAGACCACTCTAGCAGACATAACTTTTATGTCCGATGAAATACAACCTGATGTGGTGACTGAAATGCCTGTGGAACTTGTGATGACTCCAAACCCACTGGGAGCCCCTGAACCCTCCCCCTCTAGtgtatccttcccttccactctgccTGTAGCAGATCCTCCAGCCTCACAGGGGAACACTCCCATTGCAGCACCAGAGGCTGGGGGGAGGCAAATGAACAATGATGTGGGAGTAGCTGTTCAAAGTGCACCCACACCTGCTGACACCAACTCTGTGATGTCTGAGGTGGTGATGCCTCCGCTAACCACATCTCCTGCTACCACTGCTCCTGGTGGTGCTTGGGCCCAGAAGAAAAGTTGGTCTCAACTCTTCAAGCCATGTGATGAAGTAGGAGCAAAGCAAGTAGCCTATGTTGCACCCTTCAACCAAGGAGCAGAAAAGCCATGTGAGGAAGTTTCTCTACCCCTTGAGGCTGCTGACCACAAGGTGTCAGACACTTCACTCTCAGAGGCAGACATGGAGAAAGCAAAGATTGGAG GGATGCTGCGTCAGTATGTGCAGGACCACCACCACGCAGCCCTGCAGCCCCGCGGCCTCATCAACAAGGCCAACTGGTGTTACATCAACGCCCCACTTCAGGCACTCCTTGCTTGTCCACCATTCTACAACCTCATGAAGAACATACCCAACATTGCTGGCCTCAAGAAGGGAAAGTCATCTACACCAGTCATTGATAGCAT AGTGGAATATATTCATGAATTTTCCGAAATGGCCCCCATGCTAAAACCTTGCAAAAAGGACAAGAGTGGGAATGCTGCCCGTAAAGAGACTGAGATAGTGACTGGGCCACCTTTTGAGCCATCCTATGTATACAAGATGCTGGCCAACATCAATGGAGACCTGTTCAGTGATGGCCGCCAGCAAGATGCAGAAGAAATGTTGTCCTTTGTGCTCAATGGTCTGCATGAGGAG ATGGTGGAGGCATTGAAGCTGGCTGGGGAATGGAGTCCCTCACCCACTGGGGATCAGCCAGCCGTGAATGGTTCTGTCAACGGGGAGACCAACGGCTCAGACCATGAAGATGCCTCTGATGACTCGGATGAGTGGCAG ATGATGGGCTCTCGCAAACGCTATTGTGTGACCCGCACTGCGACCTTTACCCCCACCCCGATCAGTGCCATATTCTGGGGTCAGCTGAGGTCAGAGCTGCACCAGGCTGGAGGTCACACCACAGCCAACCTGCAGCCATTCACCACCTTGCCCCTGGACATACAG tcgAGTAAGGTAGAGAGTGTGAGGGATGCCTTAGAACAACTGGTTAGCAAGGAGGAGATACCAGACTACACTGATGCAAAGACCAACCAGGATGTCACTGTCTTCAAACAA GTCTTTCTGGAGCACCTGCCCAATGTCCTCATCCTGCAGCTGAAAAGATTTATATATGACAAAGATGGAGGTCTTCAGAAAGTCATGAAGAAAGTCAATTTTCCTATTGACTTGGAAATCACTAAAG AGCTCATGTCATCATGTATCCGTGGCAAATTATCCCCTGTGCAGAGGAAGTACAAGTTGCTTGCGGTAGTGTACCATGATGGAAAGGAGGCCACCAAGGGACATTATGTGGCAGATATCTACCATGGCGGCTACAACTGCTGGCTGCGGTGTGATGACAGCTTCATCAAAGAGGTTCCAGAGAGTGTTGTGATGCGCCATGTGCCACCACGTGTCCCCTACCTCTTGTTCTATCGTCGGGCAGACACTATGGTTGGGCCGTCACCCAAGGCCAAGTCATGA